Genomic DNA from Streptomyces sp. GS7:
GCACCCCGGAAACCGCCGACGCGCTGGAACGCGGCACCGCCGCCGCGCAGTGGCTGCTGGCCGGCGACACCACGGTCCCGGGCGCCGGTTGCGACACGCCCGCTCCGGCCCGCGCCACCGCGCCCACCGGCCTCACCCTCACCCCCACCGCGGCCGGCTATCTCCTCAACGGCCGCCGCTCCTTCGCCGCCGGCGCCACCGTCGCCGACCGGCTGGTCCTCGGGGCCGTCTGCACCACCACCGGCGACTCCCTCATCGCCCTCGTGGACCCGGCCCACCCCGGCGTCACCAGCGACCCGGACCACGACCGCCTGGGGCAGCGGCTCACCGGGGCCGGCACCCTCACCTTCGACGATGTCCCGGTGCCGCCCGCCGGCATCCTCGGCTCGGCCGCCCACGACGAGCACCACGTCACCCCGTACGCCACCCTGGCACCGCTGGCGCTGCGCCTCGCCCTCGCCCACGTCGGCCTGGGGATCGCCGAGGGCGCGCTCGCCGAGGCCCGCGACGTCAGCCGCGCGGCCCCGCACAACTGGCCGGCCGAGGACCTGGACACCGCCGCGTACCGAGAGCAACCGGGCGGCGACCCCTATCTCCTGCTCGCGTACGGCGAGTTGGTCGCCGCCGCGCACACCGCGGCGGCGGTCGTGGAACCGGCGACCGAGGCGCTGGCGCGGGGCCTGCTGATGGGCCAGGACCTCGGGGTCGACGAACGCGCCGACATCGCCGTGCTCGTGGCCGCCGCGGAGGCGGTCACCAACGAGTCCGCGATCCGGATCACCACCCGCATCCTGGAGCTGACGGCCACCGCGGACGCCCCCGTCCACGACCCCGGTTTCGACCGCTTCTGGCGGAACGCCCGCGTGCTCACCGCCCAGCGCTCCCCCGCCCACAGCCTCCGCGCCATCGGCGACCACTATCTGAACGGGACGCAGCCGCCGCTGATGCTGCGGATCTGAGCACCGCCGGGCGGCGCGCCCCGGGGGCGTCAGGCGGCGGCCAGCATGCTCCGGCCGAACCAGTCCGAGGAGTCCCGGACACCCGGCAGCGCGAAGAAGTACCCGCCGCCGGTCGGCGATATGTAGTCGACCAGCGGCTCGTCGATCAGCCGCGTCTGCGTGGCCTCGAACTGGCGGCGGACGTCCTGCTGGTAGCAGCA
This window encodes:
- a CDS encoding acyl-CoA dehydrogenase, with translation MPKRSAAPPAAPQAGPPAEDDVWPRVTRELADDLAVDALSRDRAGKPPFDELARLREAGLPALLTPPGPHRGGSDWRTACAVIREIAAADGSIGELLGRHYALTWSARFFGTPETADALERGTAAAQWLLAGDTTVPGAGCDTPAPARATAPTGLTLTPTAAGYLLNGRRSFAAGATVADRLVLGAVCTTTGDSLIALVDPAHPGVTSDPDHDRLGQRLTGAGTLTFDDVPVPPAGILGSAAHDEHHVTPYATLAPLALRLALAHVGLGIAEGALAEARDVSRAAPHNWPAEDLDTAAYREQPGGDPYLLLAYGELVAAAHTAAAVVEPATEALARGLLMGQDLGVDERADIAVLVAAAEAVTNESAIRITTRILELTATADAPVHDPGFDRFWRNARVLTAQRSPAHSLRAIGDHYLNGTQPPLMLRI